One genomic segment of Brassica rapa cultivar Chiifu-401-42 unplaced genomic scaffold, CAAS_Brap_v3.01 Scaffold0678, whole genome shotgun sequence includes these proteins:
- the LOC117130721 gene encoding uncharacterized protein LOC117130721, whose amino-acid sequence MVGETHGQCQMAKQNQHLTALQEVDLIAQLRKRKKAQGQRPQPGERRFGDAPEAVYVEPKPPDPSRINQTPTSQTHKHHEKEEERLAYAIEQLRDDAFEWWVQEEGDRWFYKEPTIKTGRALKEVMRYEFAPKIT is encoded by the exons ATGGTAGGAGAAACACACGGCCAATGTCAGATGGCCAAACAGAACCAACATTTGACAGCTTTGCAAGAGGTTGATCTGATTGCACAGCTGAGGAAAAGAAAGAAGGCACAAGGCCAACGTCCACAGCCAGGAGAAAGGAGATTTGGAGATGCTCCAGAGGCTGTCTATGTcgagcccaagccaccagatccttcaaggaTCAATCAAACCCCAACTTCTCAAACCCACAAACATCAT GAAAAAGAG GAAGAGAGGCTTGCTTATGCCATTGAACAACTTAGAGATGATGCCTTTGAatggtgggtacaagaagaAGGTGATAGATGGTTTTACAAAGAGCCAACTATCAAAACAGGGAGAGCTCTTAAGGAAGTCATGAGATATGAGTTTGCACCAAAGATTACAG
- the LOC108870169 gene encoding uncharacterized protein LOC108870169, with the protein MVLEDFGMEEEIIADLELSYLPAELINTSGCPPVIIANDRQLHNFVRFVQKSASTRLCVTCKAKAENPNKEAFDLNKPPADPCTHEEKENLFDSGGEPAPVYAERQGKKKNEKRKGVAVDEDGDYDADTMISEKENIHKKSNFSLLHVVKVGQFFKNKTLLKATFKMCAMKHNFDYQVIKTDRQLWYVRCADNACDWGVRAECLKDSTYFMIKKYVGKHTCAPSSKTKAGKTASAKTIGSLIMHKYVGVKEGPKCNDIIQIMRSDHGCEISKSLAWDAREYAISAVRGIPERSYGKIPKYLHMLREANPGTHSSYEIDGNENFRYLFIAFAQSIRGFNRVMRRVIVIDGTFLKNKYKGVLLVATALDGNSNLHPIAFGIVDSENERSWEWFMRQLKVVIADDHDLAFISDRHGSIAKAIENVYPSARHGICIHHLLNNVVTYFHGKGLAGLVSKASKAYRVSEFEKTFATVCNISPAIGDYLREADVQKWARCQFPGYRYDIRTTNPAESINSALRSPREYPVIPLLDSIREMLTRWFYERKKLSSNHKHPLTKDR; encoded by the exons ATGGTTTTGGAGGATTTTGGTATGGAAGAAGAAATCATAGCCGATTTGGAGTTAAGTTATCTACCTGCTGAGTTGATCAATACTTCAGGATGTCCACCTGTGATCATTGCAAACGATCGTCAGCTTCATAATTTTGTTCGATTTGTTCAAAAGAGTGCTTCTACTCGATTGTGTGTCACATGTAAAGCCAAGGCTGAGAATCCGAATAAAGAAGCCTTTGATCTTAACAAACCGCCAGCTGATCCATGTACTCATGAAGAGAAAGAAAACTTGTTTGACAGTGGGGGCGAACCAGCTCCTGTGTATGCTGAGAGgcaggggaagaagaagaatgaaaagCGGAAAGGAGTCGCAGTTGACGAGGATGGGGACTATGATGCTGATACCATGATATCTGAAAAAGAGAACATACataaaaagtcaaatttttCTCTGCTCCATGTTGTTAAGGTCGGACAATTTTTTAAGAACAAAACTTTGTTGAAGGCGACTTTCAAGATGTGTGCAATGAAGCATAACTTTGACTACCAGGTTATCAAAACGGATAGACAACTTTGGTATGTTAGATGTGCGGATAATGCATGCGATTGGGGTGTTCGAGCAGAGTGTCTGAAGGATTCTACATATTTCATGATCAAGAAGTATGTCGGTAAACATACATGCGCACCTTCAAGCAAAACCAAAGCGGGTAAGACTGCTTCAGCAAAAACTATAGGCAGTCTGATTATGCATAAGTATGTAGGCGTCAAGGAAGGGCCGAAATGTAATGATATCATACAGATTATGCGTAGTGATCATGGATGTGAGATCTCAAAATCTTTAGCATGGGATGCGCGTGAATATGCGATCAGTGCAGTTAGAGGTATTCCAGAGAGAAGTTATGGGAAAATTCCAAAATACTTGCACATGCTGAGAGAGGCTAATCCAGGTACACACTCATCCTATGAGATTGACGGAAATGAGAATTTCCGTTACCTATTTATTGCATTTGCGCAATCAATAAGAGGATTTAACAGAGTCATGAGACGGGTTATTGTGATCGATGGGACATTTTTGAAGAATAAATACAAAGGAGTTTTACTGGTTGCAACTGCTTTAGACGGAAATTCAAATTTGCATCCTATTGCGTTTGGAATAGTCGACTCAGAGAATGAGCGTTCTTGGGAATGGTTTATGAGACAACTTAAGGTTGTCATTGCAGATGATCATGATTTGGCTTTTATTTCAGACAGACATGGGTCTATCGCCAAGGCAATTGAAAACGTGTATCCATCAGCCAGACACGGGATTTGTATTCATCATTTGTTGAATAATGTGGTCACATATTTCCATGGGAAAGGACTTGCTGGGTTGGTTTCAAAGGCATCCAAGGCTTATCGAGTTTCTGAGTTTGAGAAGACATTTGCTACTGTGTGTAATATCAGTCCGGCAATTGGAGATTACCTTAGAGAAGCGGATGTGCAAAAATGGGCTAGATGTCAATTCCCTGGATACAGATACGACATAAGGACAACCAATCCTGCTGAATCTATCAACTCTGCTTTGCGTTCACCGAGAGAGTATCCAGTCATCCCTTTGTTAGACAGTATCAGGGAAATGTTGACACGGTGGTTTTATGAGCGTAAGAAACTGAGTTCAAACCATAAACATCCTCTGACCAAAGAT AGGTGA